The following proteins come from a genomic window of Paramicrobacterium humi:
- the xylA gene encoding xylose isomerase — protein MSLTPTRDDKFSFGLWTIGYNGTDPFGGPTRAPLDVVHAVEKLSELGAYGLTFHDDDLFAFGSTDAERQNQIDRLKQALADTGLVVPMVTTNLFSAPVFKDGGFTSNDRAVRRFALRKVLRNIDLAAELGAKTFVMWGGREGAEYDAAKDVQAALERYREAVNLLGQYVTDKGYDIRFAIEPKPNEPRGDILLPTLGHALAFIETLERPELVGINPEVGHEQMAGLNFTAGIAQALYQGKLFHIDLNGQRGIKYDQDLVFGHGDLQNAFSLVDLLENGGPNGGPAYDGPRHFDYKPSRTEDESGVWDSAAANMRTYLLLKERAAAFRADPEVQEALKSARVDELSTPTLGEGENYDQLLADRSSFEDFDANAYFNGKGFGFVRLQQLMLEHLLGARG, from the coding sequence GTCGTGCACGCCGTCGAGAAGCTGAGCGAGCTCGGCGCCTACGGCCTCACCTTCCACGACGACGACCTGTTCGCGTTCGGCTCGACCGACGCCGAGCGCCAGAACCAGATCGACCGCCTCAAGCAAGCGCTCGCCGACACCGGCCTCGTCGTTCCCATGGTGACGACGAACCTGTTCTCCGCCCCCGTGTTCAAGGACGGCGGCTTCACCTCAAACGACCGCGCCGTGCGCCGCTTCGCCCTGCGCAAGGTGCTGCGCAACATCGACCTCGCCGCCGAGCTCGGCGCGAAGACATTCGTCATGTGGGGCGGCCGCGAGGGCGCGGAGTACGACGCGGCGAAGGACGTGCAGGCCGCGCTCGAGCGCTACCGCGAGGCCGTCAACCTGCTCGGCCAGTACGTGACCGACAAGGGCTACGACATCCGCTTCGCGATCGAGCCGAAGCCGAACGAGCCTCGCGGCGACATCCTGCTGCCGACGCTCGGCCACGCCCTCGCCTTCATCGAGACGCTCGAGCGCCCCGAGCTCGTCGGCATCAACCCCGAGGTCGGTCACGAGCAGATGGCCGGTCTGAACTTCACGGCGGGCATCGCGCAGGCGCTGTACCAGGGCAAGCTGTTCCACATCGACCTCAACGGCCAGCGCGGCATCAAGTACGACCAGGACCTCGTGTTCGGCCACGGCGACCTGCAGAACGCGTTCTCGCTCGTCGACCTGCTGGAGAACGGCGGCCCGAACGGCGGACCGGCCTACGACGGCCCGCGCCACTTCGACTACAAGCCGAGCCGCACCGAGGATGAGTCGGGCGTGTGGGACTCAGCCGCCGCGAACATGCGCACCTACCTGCTGCTCAAGGAGCGCGCTGCGGCGTTCCGCGCCGACCCCGAAGTGCAGGAGGCGCTGAAGTCCGCGCGCGTGGACGAGCTGTCGACCCCGACGCTCGGTGAGGGTGAGAACTACGACCAGCTGCTCGCCGACCGCTCGTCGTTCGAGGACTTCGACGCGAACGCGTACTTCAACGGCAAGGGCTTCGGCTTCGTGCGCCTGCAGCAGCTCATGCTCGAGCACCTGCTCGGCGCTCGCGGCTAG
- the xylB gene encoding xylulokinase: MTLVAGVDSSTQSCKIVIRDAETGALVRRGRASHPEGTEVAPATWWDALQAAIADAGGLDDVAAISVAGQQHGMVVLDEDGRVIRDALLWNDTRSAQAARDLISEVGADEYARRVGVVPVASFTATKLRWLRDAEPENAARVAAVALPHDWLTWRLRGFGPREESPLGPVLDELTTDRSDASGTAYWSAETNAYDLELFERALGHAAVLPRVLGPGESAGTTPDGLVVGPGAGDNAGAALGVGASSGDVVVSIGTSGTVFAVTDTPSRDASGTVAGFASADGAYLPLIATLNAARILDAIARLLGVDHAELGELALQGEPGAQGLVLQPYFEGERTPNLPDATATLFGMTLGSTTRPNLARAAIEGLLCGLADGLEAVRGQGVEATRLLLTGGAAQNPAVQAIAAQVFDVPVVIPTPGEYVADGAAVQAAWALTGERPAWSISIAAEPVADFREHIRANYAARR; encoded by the coding sequence ATGACGCTCGTCGCCGGTGTCGATTCGTCGACGCAGAGCTGCAAGATCGTGATTCGGGATGCCGAGACGGGTGCCCTCGTGCGGCGAGGCCGCGCCTCGCACCCCGAGGGCACCGAAGTGGCTCCCGCCACGTGGTGGGACGCGCTGCAGGCGGCGATCGCCGACGCGGGCGGACTCGACGACGTCGCGGCGATCTCCGTGGCCGGGCAGCAGCACGGCATGGTCGTCCTCGACGAGGACGGCCGCGTCATCCGCGACGCGCTGCTCTGGAACGACACGCGCAGCGCGCAGGCGGCACGCGATCTCATCAGCGAGGTCGGCGCCGACGAGTATGCGCGCCGGGTCGGCGTCGTGCCCGTCGCGTCGTTCACGGCGACGAAGCTGCGCTGGCTGCGCGACGCGGAGCCCGAGAACGCCGCCCGCGTCGCCGCTGTCGCCCTCCCCCACGACTGGCTGACCTGGCGGCTGCGCGGCTTCGGCCCCCGAGAAGAGTCCCCGCTCGGCCCCGTGCTCGACGAGCTCACGACCGACCGATCGGATGCCTCGGGAACGGCGTACTGGTCGGCGGAGACGAACGCCTACGATCTCGAGCTGTTCGAGCGCGCGCTCGGGCACGCGGCGGTGCTGCCTCGGGTCCTCGGACCCGGAGAGTCGGCGGGCACGACGCCCGACGGCCTCGTAGTCGGGCCGGGCGCCGGCGACAACGCGGGAGCCGCACTCGGCGTCGGCGCAAGCTCGGGAGACGTCGTCGTCTCGATCGGCACCTCGGGGACCGTCTTCGCCGTCACCGACACACCCTCGCGCGACGCCAGCGGAACCGTAGCCGGCTTCGCCTCCGCGGACGGCGCCTACCTTCCGCTCATCGCCACCCTCAACGCTGCGCGCATCCTCGACGCCATCGCCCGCCTGCTCGGGGTGGACCACGCAGAGCTCGGCGAGCTCGCGCTGCAGGGCGAGCCGGGCGCGCAGGGCCTCGTTCTCCAGCCCTATTTCGAGGGCGAGCGAACCCCGAACCTCCCCGACGCGACAGCGACGCTGTTCGGCATGACTCTCGGCTCGACGACGCGGCCGAATCTCGCGCGCGCCGCGATCGAGGGCCTGCTGTGCGGCCTCGCGGACGGCCTCGAAGCCGTGCGCGGCCAGGGCGTCGAGGCGACGCGGCTGCTGCTGACGGGCGGGGCGGCGCAGAATCCGGCGGTCCAGGCGATCGCCGCGCAGGTCTTCGACGTCCCCGTCGTCATCCCGACGCCGGGCGAATACGTGGCCGACGGCGCGGCCGTTCAGGCCGCGTGGGCCCTCACGGGGGAACGCCCCGCGTGGTCGATCTCCATCGCGGCAGAGCCGGTCGCCGACTTCCGGGAGCACATCCGCGCGAACTACGCCGCGCGACGCTAG
- a CDS encoding LacI family DNA-binding transcriptional regulator, which yields MPLDDEAAPSHGQQPTMKHVAAHAGVGLSTVSRVVNGDPHVSEAKTAAVLRAIAELGYRRNESARQLRMGATATIGLVIEDVTDPFFSQLTEAVEDVARDRESMLFVGSFRRDLDRARQVVLSLCARRLEGLVVTPAEGGDLGYLKAEIDAGIPMVFVDRPAPGNIADAVVTDNRTSCRAGVAHVIAHGHRRIACLTDRAHLYTTVERVAGYRDALESAGIAFDPALVHSAVPDEGSHGPALIRMLEGNDPPTAVFTANNRTSISVLRALAELPGGARPAMLGFDDLELAGELSPGLSVIAQDPRAMGRIATEQLFERLDGFDGPARTTLLPARLRMRGSAEAPPGLSLAHSS from the coding sequence ATGCCACTCGACGACGAGGCTGCGCCGTCGCACGGCCAGCAGCCGACAATGAAGCACGTCGCCGCGCACGCGGGCGTCGGACTGTCGACGGTGTCCCGCGTCGTCAACGGCGATCCGCACGTGAGCGAGGCGAAGACGGCCGCCGTTCTGCGCGCGATCGCCGAGCTCGGCTACCGGCGCAACGAGTCGGCCCGGCAGTTGCGAATGGGAGCGACGGCGACGATCGGCCTCGTCATCGAAGACGTCACCGACCCGTTCTTCTCCCAGCTGACCGAGGCCGTCGAAGACGTCGCTCGCGATCGTGAGTCGATGCTGTTCGTCGGCTCGTTCCGCCGCGACCTCGACCGGGCCAGGCAGGTCGTGCTGTCGTTGTGCGCCCGCCGACTCGAGGGACTCGTCGTCACGCCCGCGGAGGGCGGCGATCTGGGCTATCTCAAAGCGGAGATCGACGCGGGCATCCCGATGGTGTTCGTCGACCGGCCCGCGCCGGGGAACATCGCCGACGCCGTCGTCACCGACAATCGCACGAGTTGCCGGGCGGGCGTCGCGCACGTGATCGCGCACGGGCACCGGCGCATCGCCTGCCTCACCGACCGCGCGCACCTCTACACGACGGTCGAACGCGTCGCGGGCTACCGGGACGCACTCGAATCAGCGGGAATCGCCTTCGACCCGGCGCTCGTGCACTCCGCCGTCCCGGACGAGGGCAGCCACGGCCCCGCGCTCATCCGGATGCTCGAGGGGAACGACCCGCCCACGGCGGTGTTCACCGCCAACAACCGGACGAGCATCAGCGTCCTGCGTGCCCTCGCCGAGCTCCCTGGAGGCGCACGGCCGGCCATGCTCGGCTTCGACGACCTCGAACTCGCCGGCGAGCTGTCGCCGGGGCTCTCCGTCATCGCGCAGGATCCGCGCGCGATGGGCCGCATCGCGACCGAGCAGCTGTTCGAGCGCCTCGACGGCTTCGACGGCCCGGCGCGCACGACCCTGCTGCCCGCGCGCCTGCGCATGCGCGGCTCCGCCGAGGCGCCTCCCGGCCTCTCGCTCGCCCACTCCTCTTGA
- a CDS encoding ABC transporter substrate-binding protein, with product MRKSMSVLAGALAVGLALTGCSSGGGSNGSDPKDPNQVEVFTWWASGSEKVGLDALVKVFNEQYPDIEFINAAVAGGAGSNAKAALASRLEASNPPDTFQAHAGAELSDYIAADQLQDLSSLYDDLGLTDVFPDSLIERLTVDGKIYSVPSNIHRANVTWVNTEVLKGAGIDPTKAPADIDAWIADLQKLKDSGVDSPLALGTEWTQMQLLENVLIADLGADGYGGLWDGSTKWDSPEVKKAVGQYDQLLDFVNSDYTGLDWDAATQILIDGNAGYNVMGDWAEAAFTQAGQTWGTEYTTWPTPGTDGIFDFLADSFTLPKGAPHEKAAKDWLTTISSEEGQKAFNVAKGSIPARTDADPADYGDYQKTAIDSFANDTIVSSLAHGAAASIAWSGDISSAVGKFGSDRDQDALITALVAAADKALS from the coding sequence ATGCGCAAGAGTATGTCCGTTCTCGCCGGCGCGCTCGCCGTCGGCCTCGCCCTCACGGGGTGCTCGTCAGGAGGAGGGTCCAACGGCTCGGACCCGAAGGACCCCAACCAGGTCGAAGTCTTCACGTGGTGGGCCTCCGGCTCGGAGAAGGTCGGCCTCGACGCCCTCGTCAAGGTCTTCAACGAGCAGTACCCCGACATCGAATTCATCAACGCGGCCGTCGCCGGCGGGGCCGGCTCGAACGCGAAGGCAGCGCTCGCGTCCCGCCTCGAGGCGAGCAACCCGCCCGACACGTTCCAGGCGCACGCGGGAGCCGAGCTCTCCGACTACATCGCGGCAGACCAGCTGCAGGATCTCAGCAGCCTGTACGACGACCTCGGCCTCACCGATGTGTTCCCCGACAGCTTGATCGAGCGGCTCACCGTCGACGGCAAGATCTACTCGGTGCCGAGCAACATCCACCGCGCGAACGTCACGTGGGTGAACACCGAAGTGCTCAAGGGCGCCGGCATCGACCCGACGAAGGCGCCCGCCGACATCGACGCGTGGATCGCCGACCTGCAGAAGCTCAAGGACTCGGGCGTCGACTCGCCGCTCGCGCTCGGCACGGAGTGGACGCAGATGCAGCTGCTCGAGAACGTGCTCATCGCCGACCTCGGCGCCGACGGCTACGGCGGCCTCTGGGACGGCTCGACGAAGTGGGACAGCCCGGAGGTCAAGAAGGCCGTCGGCCAGTACGACCAGCTGCTCGACTTCGTGAACAGCGACTACACGGGTCTCGACTGGGATGCCGCCACGCAGATCCTCATCGACGGCAACGCCGGCTACAACGTCATGGGCGACTGGGCCGAGGCCGCGTTCACGCAAGCGGGCCAGACGTGGGGAACCGAGTACACGACGTGGCCGACCCCGGGCACCGACGGCATCTTCGACTTCCTCGCCGACTCGTTCACGCTGCCGAAGGGCGCGCCCCACGAGAAGGCCGCGAAGGACTGGCTGACCACCATCAGCTCGGAAGAGGGCCAGAAGGCGTTCAACGTCGCGAAGGGCTCGATCCCGGCGCGCACCGACGCCGACCCCGCCGACTACGGCGACTACCAGAAGACCGCCATCGACTCGTTCGCGAACGACACGATCGTCAGCTCCCTCGCCCACGGCGCGGCCGCCTCGATCGCATGGTCGGGCGACATCTCCTCGGCGGTGGGCAAGTTCGGCTCCGACCGCGACCAGGACGCGCTGATCACGGCGCTCGTCGCAGCCGCCGACAAGGCGCTGTCGTAG
- a CDS encoding carbohydrate ABC transporter permease translates to MRKGIRNWGPPVLLLSPSLILVAIFVYGLIAANIQVSMTDRHSLAAEGSFVGIQNYIQLLTESRFLHSLLNLAVFTVVFIAGTMVFGFIWAWLLDKGVKAEGVFRSVYLFPMAVSFVASGVVWRWLLNSAEGDRASGLNRMLETIGLGFLQNSWWNEPIWGMAAMAMPAIWQLSGYIMALFLAGFRGIPDELREAARMDGASEWKLYRHVIFPQLSPVALSALIIVSHMSLKVFDLIMAVTKAIYQTEVPATYMWVALTSNDYAKAAAIATVLLIIASLFIVPYLIHTSREERKSR, encoded by the coding sequence GTGCGCAAAGGCATTCGCAACTGGGGACCGCCGGTCCTGCTGCTGTCCCCCAGCCTGATCCTCGTCGCGATCTTCGTCTACGGACTGATCGCCGCGAACATCCAGGTGTCGATGACCGACCGGCACTCCCTCGCCGCGGAGGGCTCGTTCGTCGGCATCCAGAACTACATTCAGCTGCTCACCGAGAGCCGCTTCCTGCACTCGCTGCTGAACCTGGCCGTGTTCACCGTCGTGTTCATCGCCGGAACGATGGTGTTCGGGTTCATCTGGGCCTGGCTGCTCGACAAGGGAGTCAAGGCCGAGGGCGTGTTCCGCTCGGTGTACCTCTTCCCCATGGCCGTCTCGTTCGTGGCATCCGGTGTCGTCTGGCGCTGGCTGCTCAACAGCGCCGAGGGCGATCGCGCCTCGGGCCTCAACCGCATGCTCGAGACCATCGGCCTCGGCTTTCTGCAGAACTCGTGGTGGAACGAGCCGATCTGGGGCATGGCCGCGATGGCGATGCCCGCGATCTGGCAGCTCTCCGGCTACATCATGGCCCTGTTCCTCGCCGGCTTCCGCGGCATCCCCGACGAACTCCGTGAGGCCGCGCGCATGGACGGCGCGAGCGAGTGGAAGCTGTACCGCCACGTCATCTTCCCGCAGCTGAGCCCCGTCGCCCTGTCGGCGCTCATCATCGTCAGCCACATGTCGCTCAAGGTCTTCGACCTGATCATGGCGGTCACGAAGGCGATCTACCAGACCGAGGTCCCGGCGACCTACATGTGGGTCGCGCTCACCTCGAACGACTACGCGAAGGCCGCGGCTATCGCGACGGTGCTGCTGATCATCGCGTCGCTGTTCATCGTGCCGTACCTCATCCACACCTCGCGCGAAGAGAGGAAGTCGCGATGA
- a CDS encoding carbohydrate ABC transporter permease, which translates to MTETVTPAVSTELERSTGSSATPAGRTGKVVLTRTVKYVLLLLFVIVVLMPVYVLIVTSLKPPADVNPESSWGLPLRWPWESVNGGPTGFDNWAVAWDALAASIGRTFLLAIPAALISAMLGSMNGFVLSRWRFPHASLVFTLILFGMFIPYQAIMTPLVEMKTALGMPSNIVTLLIVHIIYGLPICTLIFRNYYEGVPVELMEASRVDGAGMLRSYWSIILPLSLPGFVVTIIWQFTSAWNDFLFAMFLSDVQGGPVSLSLNNLAQGAQLANYGAAMAGALLASLPTLVVYIILGKYFIGGLMSGSVKS; encoded by the coding sequence ATGACCGAGACAGTGACTCCGGCCGTCTCGACGGAGCTCGAGCGGTCAACGGGCTCGAGCGCCACGCCGGCGGGCCGTACCGGCAAGGTCGTGCTCACCCGCACGGTCAAGTACGTGCTGCTCCTGCTGTTCGTGATCGTCGTGCTCATGCCGGTGTACGTGCTCATCGTCACGAGCCTCAAGCCGCCCGCCGACGTGAACCCCGAGTCGTCGTGGGGGCTGCCGCTTCGCTGGCCGTGGGAGAGCGTGAACGGCGGACCCACCGGGTTCGACAACTGGGCGGTCGCGTGGGATGCCCTCGCGGCATCCATCGGTCGTACCTTCCTGCTCGCGATTCCGGCGGCCCTCATCTCGGCGATGCTCGGCTCGATGAACGGCTTCGTGCTGTCCCGCTGGCGGTTCCCGCACGCGAGCCTCGTGTTCACGCTCATCCTGTTCGGCATGTTCATTCCGTACCAGGCGATCATGACGCCGCTCGTCGAGATGAAGACGGCGCTCGGGATGCCGAGCAACATCGTGACGCTGCTCATCGTGCACATCATCTACGGGCTGCCGATCTGCACGCTCATCTTCCGCAACTACTACGAGGGCGTGCCCGTCGAGCTCATGGAGGCCTCGAGGGTTGACGGGGCCGGGATGCTGCGCAGCTACTGGTCGATAATCCTTCCGCTGTCGCTGCCGGGGTTCGTCGTGACGATCATCTGGCAGTTCACGAGCGCGTGGAACGACTTCCTCTTCGCGATGTTCCTCTCGGACGTGCAGGGCGGGCCCGTCTCCCTCTCGCTCAACAACCTCGCGCAGGGCGCCCAGCTCGCGAACTACGGCGCGGCGATGGCCGGTGCGCTGCTCGCCTCGCTGCCGACGCTCGTCGTGTACATCATCCTCGGCAAGTACTTCATCGGCGGTCTCATGAGCGGCTCGGTCAAGAGCTGA
- a CDS encoding carbohydrate ABC transporter permease produces the protein MSNATLTRKHNKDDLGRDLRKPKLSTGDKVVGTLSHTMLVIWSLIVVLPMLWTLMTSFKSTREIFASPFGLPSHWDLTNYISAWSQHEIGRMFFNTVIVVGCALVIVMVLGAMCAYVLARFTFPGSRVIYYLMLAGLTFPPFLAIVPLFFILRNMGLLNSLPGLIVTYVAFALPFTVFFLFSFFKNLPEEIQEAAYVDGASEWRTFFQVMLPMAKPGMASVAIFNFLGLWNQFLLPIALNTNKDNYVLSQGMAAFASSAGYQVDFGALFAAVIITIVPVLIVYVIFQRQLQGSVSQGTMK, from the coding sequence ATGAGCAATGCGACCCTGACACGCAAACACAACAAGGACGACCTCGGGCGCGACCTGCGCAAGCCGAAGCTGTCGACGGGCGACAAGGTCGTCGGCACGTTGTCGCACACGATGCTCGTCATCTGGTCGCTCATCGTCGTGCTGCCGATGCTGTGGACGCTCATGACGTCCTTCAAGTCGACGCGGGAGATCTTCGCCTCGCCGTTCGGCTTGCCCTCGCACTGGGACCTGACGAACTACATCTCGGCCTGGAGCCAGCACGAGATCGGGCGGATGTTCTTCAACACCGTCATCGTGGTGGGCTGTGCGCTCGTCATCGTCATGGTGCTCGGCGCGATGTGCGCGTACGTCCTCGCACGCTTCACGTTCCCGGGCAGCAGGGTGATCTACTACCTCATGCTCGCAGGCCTGACGTTCCCTCCGTTCCTCGCGATCGTTCCCCTGTTCTTCATCCTCCGGAACATGGGGCTGCTCAACAGCCTCCCCGGGCTCATCGTCACGTACGTCGCGTTTGCTCTGCCGTTCACCGTGTTCTTCCTGTTCTCGTTCTTCAAGAACCTGCCGGAGGAGATCCAGGAGGCGGCGTACGTCGACGGGGCGAGTGAGTGGCGGACGTTCTTCCAGGTCATGCTCCCGATGGCGAAGCCGGGGATGGCGTCCGTCGCGATCTTCAACTTCCTCGGACTCTGGAACCAGTTCCTGCTGCCGATCGCGCTGAACACGAACAAGGACAACTACGTGCTGTCCCAGGGCATGGCGGCGTTCGCGTCGTCCGCCGGCTACCAGGTCGACTTCGGCGCCCTGTTCGCCGCCGTGATCATCACGATCGTCCCGGTGCTCATCGTGTACGTGATCTTCCAGCGTCAGCTGCAGGGATCCGTCTCCCAGGGCACCATGAAATAG
- a CDS encoding carbohydrate ABC transporter permease yields the protein MSVVPDGQTKPVRRRRRKLTVDYVSFMAVFLGLPLAIFVIFVISPFVQAIYYSMTNWTGFTAEMDFTGAENYIRLFQNDTFMQAMGNNILLAIVVPLVTLSLALLFATLITVGGASHGQTRGLKGSSFYRVVSFFPYVIPAIIIGLMWGQILAPGGLFNGILKLFGLDMFDQFPWLGDARTAMGASIFVIIWGFVGFYMVLFIAAIKGIPAETYEAARLDGASRFRTAVSITIPLIRDNIQTAYIYIGIMALDAFVYMQALNPGGGPDNTTLVMPQYLFRTAFTQGKFGLATAMGVVLAVITLLFAAIVFIVNHFAGGKDDGGRR from the coding sequence ATGTCAGTGGTGCCGGACGGGCAGACAAAGCCCGTCCGGCGCCGCCGGCGCAAGCTCACGGTGGACTACGTGAGCTTCATGGCGGTGTTCCTCGGACTTCCCTTGGCGATCTTCGTCATCTTCGTGATCTCGCCGTTCGTCCAGGCGATCTACTACTCGATGACGAACTGGACCGGCTTCACGGCCGAGATGGACTTCACGGGCGCCGAGAACTACATCAGACTCTTCCAGAACGACACGTTCATGCAGGCGATGGGGAACAACATCCTGCTCGCGATCGTCGTGCCTCTGGTCACGCTCTCCCTTGCGCTGCTCTTCGCAACGCTCATCACGGTCGGCGGCGCGAGCCACGGCCAGACCCGCGGGCTCAAAGGATCGAGCTTCTACCGGGTCGTGTCATTCTTCCCCTACGTCATCCCCGCGATCATCATCGGCCTCATGTGGGGCCAGATTCTCGCCCCTGGAGGCCTGTTCAACGGAATCCTCAAGCTTTTCGGGCTCGACATGTTCGACCAGTTCCCCTGGCTCGGCGATGCGCGCACGGCCATGGGCGCTTCGATCTTCGTCATCATCTGGGGCTTCGTCGGCTTCTACATGGTGCTGTTCATCGCGGCGATCAAGGGCATCCCCGCGGAAACGTATGAGGCCGCTCGCCTCGACGGCGCCAGCAGGTTCCGGACTGCGGTATCGATCACCATCCCGTTGATCCGCGACAACATCCAGACGGCGTATATCTACATCGGGATCATGGCGCTCGACGCCTTCGTCTACATGCAGGCGCTCAATCCCGGCGGCGGCCCCGACAACACGACACTCGTGATGCCGCAGTACCTGTTCCGCACCGCGTTCACGCAGGGCAAGTTCGGACTCGCCACAGCCATGGGCGTTGTGCTCGCCGTCATCACGCTGCTGTTCGCCGCGATCGTGTTCATCGTGAACCACTTCGCCGGCGGCAAAGACGACGGAGGTCGACGATGA
- the ngcE gene encoding N-acetylglucosamine/diacetylchitobiose ABC transporter substrate-binding protein, translated as MNIENVSVNRRNILRGAVAAAVLIPFSTTLASCATGGGGGGGGGGATGTVSADNPFGIADKSTIDAVIFDGGYGVDYVEYAAKILEKNHDGVSAKVSPSTQIAQELQPRFVGGNPPDLVDNSGAGSIGFNTILDQLEDLTDVIDAKNLEGTKIRDTLYGGVLKPGTFGDKFAAINYVLTIYGVWYSSSLFEEKGWDVPKTWADMKSLGEKAKADGKYLFCWGKEAATYYQTMAIDSAIKQGGDEVRLALENLKEGCWSLPAVQDVFNAMYDIIKAGYIKPGGSGTQFTAAQAQWSLDESAILYPSGSWIENEMKDQTKEGFKMKGFPTPTVDSSSAMPAEAIHSAAGEPFIVPKDGKNVAGGKELLRVMLSKDAATNFCKEKLAPTIVKDLVPEDGFGSTALVSQTDMLSAAGDNIFTHGFVDLYGTNADQLVIWNSFLDGKMDVAKLTKSLQDITDKIRNDDSIKKIEVK; from the coding sequence ATGAACATCGAGAATGTCTCGGTCAATCGCAGGAACATCCTGCGCGGAGCGGTCGCAGCAGCGGTGCTGATCCCGTTCAGCACCACCCTCGCCTCGTGCGCGACCGGCGGAGGAGGCGGCGGCGGTGGCGGCGGAGCCACCGGCACGGTCTCCGCTGACAACCCCTTCGGCATCGCCGACAAGTCGACGATCGACGCCGTCATCTTCGATGGCGGCTACGGCGTCGACTATGTCGAGTACGCCGCGAAGATCCTGGAGAAGAACCACGACGGCGTCAGCGCCAAGGTGTCGCCGTCGACACAGATCGCGCAGGAGCTGCAGCCCCGGTTCGTCGGCGGCAACCCGCCTGACCTCGTCGACAACTCCGGCGCCGGATCGATCGGCTTCAACACGATCCTCGACCAGCTCGAGGACCTCACCGACGTCATCGACGCCAAGAACCTCGAGGGCACGAAGATCCGTGACACGCTGTACGGCGGGGTGCTGAAGCCCGGCACGTTCGGCGACAAGTTCGCGGCCATCAACTACGTGCTGACGATCTACGGCGTGTGGTACTCCTCAAGCCTCTTCGAAGAGAAGGGCTGGGACGTGCCGAAGACGTGGGCCGACATGAAGTCGCTCGGCGAGAAGGCGAAGGCCGACGGGAAGTACCTGTTCTGCTGGGGCAAGGAAGCCGCCACGTACTACCAGACGATGGCGATCGACTCCGCCATCAAGCAGGGCGGCGACGAAGTCCGTCTCGCGCTCGAGAACCTGAAGGAAGGCTGCTGGTCGCTGCCGGCCGTGCAGGACGTCTTCAACGCCATGTACGACATCATCAAGGCGGGCTACATCAAGCCGGGCGGCTCGGGAACACAGTTCACGGCCGCGCAGGCGCAGTGGAGCCTCGACGAGTCCGCGATCCTCTACCCCTCCGGGTCGTGGATCGAGAACGAGATGAAGGACCAGACGAAGGAAGGCTTCAAGATGAAGGGCTTCCCGACGCCGACGGTCGACTCGTCGTCCGCCATGCCGGCCGAAGCCATCCACAGCGCCGCTGGTGAGCCGTTCATCGTCCCCAAGGACGGCAAGAACGTCGCAGGCGGCAAGGAGCTGCTGCGCGTCATGCTCTCGAAGGACGCCGCAACCAACTTCTGCAAGGAGAAGCTCGCGCCGACGATCGTCAAGGACCTCGTTCCGGAAGACGGCTTCGGCTCCACGGCGCTCGTGTCGCAGACCGACATGCTGTCCGCGGCGGGAGACAACATCTTCACGCACGGCTTCGTCGACCTCTACGGCACCAACGCCGACCAGCTTGTCATCTGGAACTCGTTCCTCGACGGCAAGATGGACGTCGCCAAGCTCACCAAGTCGCTGCAGGACATCACCGACAAGATCCGCAACGACGACTCGATCAAGAAGATTGAAGTGAAGTAG